In Myxococcus stipitatus, the following are encoded in one genomic region:
- a CDS encoding IPT/TIG domain-containing protein encodes MSSRCSRFILLVLPLLALACGDSPKGNPSPAPTPPTVREITPTGGPIAGNTLINVYGSGFEPGAKLYLGNQEALRTVVVNSFRIYGYSPTASTAKVDVRVVNPDGAFGVLVGGFLYEGPPTASISQAEVLNGNTEAISGGPPVGVLVRGAITVAGLTRGVGQGGGVRAQVGFAPADAELLKPESYTWEEATYEGDSDSGEADIYKGNVLLQPAIGGESREWVITVRFSIDGGRTWVMADGDGMANGVAANMLRRVFISRPRVDYCKLGADGNPANPELFYRPTDSTLLKVLGQVYAAGITQGAGAGSGVVAQLGFGPEGTDPRESREWTWVPAVYKAEHGNNDEWEATLPNPGTVGTYKLAFRFSISANAWRVCDSDGVNDSIEGPLTFSMMKLGTLTVGNEAPKPPVGWCKIGEDQKAPEVISYQTTQSSGLKTVYAQVNMAGVTDKEGPGPGLSGQLGWGPANEDPRTSPVWNWGTPLVFNKDNFTVNDEWKATLPNPGQNGSFRYAVRFSANGGPVRVCDGNGTDDGGQDFELDQLGELSVSGTVVVPKVIGYCKMGTAGVDTPETVTYAAGAAPHHKVLAQVYVHGVTDSQGAGAGVEGQLGWGPVGENPATSAQWNWSTAAVYSNESGNNDQFETTLPNPGAVGSYRFAYRFKVNDGAWMLCDSDGNNGGTMTFDPALMGTVNVSAPQDITIGWCKLGGEASEPPPHEVYRVGQAAKMIYAQVFMEGVTPGTGAGTGIQGQVGYGPEADAPELPTWHWTSTGASFNRETGNNQNNDEWKAPLPNPGTVGRYKFAFRFNVNGGNYRYCDADGLDNGFALAQAGGLEVKPVAVDSCQLVGPASLNTTPGGTTPVVRGQVLVTTVTDAMNGAAGSGITAEVGHGPAGSDPATASGWAWTAASFAAETEGGAQDAYETALTAPAAEGTYSVAVRFRYQTGAWAYCDRDGSANGYQTGQASTLTVVEVVPPRVDWCRLGGEVAGPPPHETYALTDAASKVIAVQVHEAGVTPGTGAGADIVAEFGVGPAGTAPSEDGTWQWVPATHGADTGNGQDDEYRATLPNPGTPGVHRFAYRVKLGTGPYVYCDANGTSEDEDTFDLAQAGTLMVRDFDSEVCQLMTTGPISVGSGSAVTVTGHIHAPGFTTQAGAVEGLQVQIGLGNADRNASEAPGDFTWKPTPYSGEASAPPATPDTDAFTTTLHPAYEGSRAVSLRYGTDGTNWKYCDRDGSAVGGYTQDQQLAVTVTRHQDIDYCNLQWPFTATPGTTIYGQVYEGGVTTQGGPGAGLVAELGYGNPAQDPGVAGWTWISAPFLSEEGGGNNDQFSASLPMSIATGTSYAYRYSLNGGPYCYGDRNDRDGSSNGFQGEDLGTVVAPSP; translated from the coding sequence ATGTCGTCGCGGTGTTCGCGTTTCATCCTTCTCGTCCTGCCGTTGCTCGCGCTGGCCTGTGGTGATTCTCCCAAGGGGAATCCGTCGCCCGCGCCCACTCCGCCCACCGTGCGCGAAATCACGCCCACGGGCGGCCCCATCGCCGGGAACACTCTCATCAACGTCTACGGCTCCGGCTTCGAGCCGGGCGCGAAGCTCTACCTGGGCAACCAGGAGGCGCTGCGCACGGTCGTCGTCAACTCCTTCCGCATCTATGGCTACTCGCCCACGGCGAGCACCGCGAAGGTGGACGTCCGGGTGGTGAATCCGGACGGAGCCTTTGGCGTGCTGGTGGGCGGCTTCCTCTACGAAGGGCCCCCCACGGCCTCCATCAGCCAGGCAGAGGTCCTCAACGGCAACACGGAGGCCATCAGCGGCGGGCCGCCGGTGGGTGTGCTCGTGCGCGGCGCCATCACCGTGGCCGGACTGACGCGAGGCGTGGGACAGGGCGGCGGCGTGCGCGCGCAGGTGGGCTTCGCTCCCGCGGACGCGGAGCTGCTCAAGCCGGAGAGCTACACGTGGGAAGAGGCCACGTACGAGGGCGACTCCGACAGCGGCGAGGCGGACATCTACAAGGGCAATGTGCTGTTGCAGCCCGCCATCGGAGGAGAGAGCCGCGAGTGGGTCATCACCGTGCGCTTCTCCATCGACGGAGGGAGGACGTGGGTGATGGCGGATGGTGACGGCATGGCCAACGGCGTGGCGGCGAACATGCTGCGCCGGGTGTTCATCTCCCGGCCCCGCGTGGACTACTGCAAGCTGGGGGCGGACGGGAACCCGGCCAATCCAGAGCTGTTCTACCGCCCCACGGACTCGACGCTGCTCAAGGTGCTGGGGCAGGTCTACGCTGCGGGCATCACGCAAGGCGCGGGGGCGGGCTCGGGTGTGGTGGCGCAGTTGGGCTTCGGGCCGGAGGGGACGGACCCTCGGGAGTCGCGCGAGTGGACGTGGGTGCCCGCCGTCTACAAGGCCGAGCACGGCAACAACGACGAATGGGAGGCCACGCTGCCCAACCCGGGCACGGTGGGCACCTACAAGCTCGCCTTCCGCTTCAGCATCAGCGCGAACGCGTGGCGCGTGTGCGACTCGGACGGCGTCAACGACAGCATTGAGGGACCGCTGACGTTCAGCATGATGAAGCTGGGCACGCTCACCGTGGGCAACGAGGCGCCGAAGCCGCCCGTGGGCTGGTGCAAGATTGGCGAGGACCAGAAGGCCCCCGAGGTCATCAGCTACCAGACGACCCAGTCATCGGGACTGAAGACTGTCTATGCCCAGGTCAACATGGCGGGCGTGACGGACAAGGAAGGCCCGGGGCCCGGGTTGTCCGGCCAGCTCGGCTGGGGGCCGGCGAATGAAGACCCGCGCACCTCGCCCGTGTGGAACTGGGGCACGCCGCTGGTCTTCAACAAGGACAACTTCACGGTCAATGACGAGTGGAAGGCCACGCTCCCCAACCCCGGGCAGAACGGCAGCTTCCGCTACGCGGTCCGCTTCAGCGCCAACGGTGGCCCCGTGCGCGTCTGTGATGGCAACGGCACGGACGATGGCGGACAGGATTTCGAGTTGGACCAGTTGGGCGAGCTGTCGGTGTCCGGCACGGTGGTGGTGCCCAAGGTCATCGGCTACTGCAAGATGGGGACAGCGGGAGTCGACACGCCGGAGACGGTGACCTATGCGGCCGGGGCGGCGCCCCACCACAAGGTCCTCGCGCAGGTGTACGTGCATGGCGTGACGGACAGCCAAGGCGCGGGCGCGGGAGTGGAAGGACAGCTTGGCTGGGGTCCCGTGGGCGAGAACCCGGCCACGTCAGCGCAGTGGAACTGGTCGACCGCGGCGGTGTACTCGAACGAGTCGGGCAACAACGACCAGTTCGAGACGACGTTGCCCAATCCTGGCGCGGTGGGCAGCTACCGCTTCGCGTACCGGTTCAAGGTGAACGATGGCGCGTGGATGCTGTGCGATTCAGACGGGAACAACGGAGGGACGATGACCTTCGACCCCGCGTTGATGGGCACCGTCAACGTCAGCGCGCCGCAGGACATCACCATCGGCTGGTGCAAGCTCGGAGGTGAGGCCTCCGAACCTCCGCCCCATGAGGTGTATCGCGTGGGACAGGCGGCGAAGATGATCTACGCCCAGGTCTTCATGGAGGGCGTCACGCCGGGCACGGGCGCGGGCACCGGGATTCAGGGACAGGTGGGCTACGGGCCAGAGGCGGATGCACCGGAACTGCCGACCTGGCACTGGACGTCCACGGGCGCCAGCTTCAATCGAGAGACTGGCAACAACCAGAACAACGACGAGTGGAAGGCGCCCCTTCCCAATCCAGGCACGGTGGGCCGCTACAAGTTCGCCTTCCGCTTCAATGTGAATGGCGGGAACTACCGCTACTGCGACGCGGACGGATTGGATAACGGATTCGCGCTGGCACAGGCGGGTGGGCTGGAGGTGAAGCCCGTCGCGGTGGACTCGTGCCAGTTGGTGGGGCCCGCGTCGCTCAACACGACTCCGGGCGGTACGACTCCGGTGGTGCGCGGGCAGGTGCTGGTGACGACCGTGACGGATGCGATGAATGGGGCAGCGGGCTCCGGCATCACGGCCGAGGTGGGCCATGGGCCCGCGGGCTCGGACCCGGCGACAGCGTCCGGGTGGGCGTGGACGGCGGCCAGCTTCGCGGCGGAGACCGAAGGCGGCGCGCAGGATGCCTACGAGACCGCGCTGACGGCCCCCGCGGCGGAGGGTACGTATTCGGTGGCCGTGCGCTTCCGCTATCAGACGGGGGCGTGGGCGTACTGCGACCGGGATGGGAGCGCCAACGGGTATCAGACCGGGCAGGCCTCCACGCTGACCGTGGTTGAGGTCGTGCCTCCGCGCGTGGACTGGTGCCGGCTGGGCGGAGAGGTCGCGGGGCCGCCGCCGCATGAGACGTATGCGTTGACGGATGCGGCCTCGAAGGTCATCGCCGTCCAGGTCCACGAGGCCGGAGTGACACCGGGGACGGGAGCGGGGGCGGATATCGTCGCCGAGTTCGGCGTCGGCCCGGCTGGGACCGCGCCCTCCGAGGATGGGACGTGGCAGTGGGTCCCCGCGACCCATGGGGCGGACACGGGCAACGGACAGGATGACGAGTATCGAGCCACGCTGCCCAACCCGGGGACCCCGGGTGTCCATCGCTTCGCCTACCGCGTGAAGCTGGGAACAGGGCCCTACGTGTACTGCGACGCGAATGGGACCTCGGAGGACGAGGACACGTTCGACCTCGCCCAGGCAGGCACGTTGATGGTGCGGGACTTCGATTCGGAGGTCTGCCAGCTCATGACCACCGGTCCGATTTCGGTGGGCAGCGGTAGCGCGGTCACGGTGACAGGCCATATCCATGCGCCGGGATTCACGACCCAAGCCGGAGCAGTCGAGGGACTCCAAGTCCAGATTGGCCTGGGCAACGCGGACAGGAACGCCTCGGAGGCGCCGGGCGACTTCACTTGGAAGCCCACCCCGTACTCGGGCGAAGCCTCGGCCCCCCCCGCGACGCCCGATACGGACGCGTTCACGACGACCCTGCATCCCGCCTACGAAGGCAGCCGCGCTGTGAGTCTGCGCTACGGCACGGATGGTACGAACTGGAAGTACTGCGACCGGGATGGCAGTGCCGTTGGCGGCTACACGCAGGACCAGCAGCTCGCGGTCACCGTCACCCGGCACCAGGACATCGACTACTGCAACTTGCAGTGGCCCTTCACCGCGACGCCCGGCACGACCATCTACGGGCAGGTCTACGAAGGCGGAGTCACGACCCAAGGAGGCCCGGGCGCGGGCCTCGTGGCCGAGCTTGGGTACGGCAACCCGGCGCAGGACCCGGGGGTCGCGGGGTGGACGTGGATCTCAGCCCCCTTCCTCAGCGAAGAGGGGGGTGGGAACAATGACCAGTTCTCCGCCTCCCTCCCCATGAGCATCGCCACCGGGACCTCCTACGCGTACCGGTACTCGTTGAACGGGGGGCCGTACTGCTACGGCGACCGGAACGACCGGGATGGGAGCAGCAACGGCTTCCAGGGAGAGGACCTCGGAACCGTGGTGGCGCCCTCTCCCTAG
- a CDS encoding sugar ABC transporter permease yields the protein MKKPSWLKMAGIHAGLSVMCMVTLYPVLWVVKMALSPTDGMSLTANPFPEAVTLDHFREVLWSSDAQGRWVFGRQLMASVIVGGATTVVGLSLAVTAAYALSRFRFPGKEGGMQALLITQMFPATLMLVPIYSILQKLRLLDSLTGLVLVYATTALPFCIWMLKGYFDTLPRELEEAAVMDGASPFQVFIHVVLPLARPALAVTALFSFMTAWNEFVLAATLINDPTRFTLPVALQRYVGEYKVEWGKFAACALVVSAPVMALFFALQKHLVGGLTAGGVKG from the coding sequence ATGAAGAAGCCCTCCTGGCTGAAGATGGCGGGCATCCACGCGGGGCTGAGCGTGATGTGCATGGTGACGCTCTACCCGGTGTTGTGGGTGGTGAAGATGGCGCTGTCGCCGACGGACGGGATGTCGCTCACGGCGAACCCCTTCCCCGAGGCGGTCACCCTGGACCACTTCCGCGAGGTGCTCTGGAGCTCGGATGCGCAGGGGAGATGGGTGTTCGGGCGGCAGCTGATGGCGAGCGTCATCGTGGGCGGAGCCACCACGGTGGTGGGCTTGAGCCTCGCGGTGACGGCGGCCTATGCGCTGTCGCGCTTCCGCTTCCCCGGGAAGGAGGGCGGCATGCAGGCGCTGCTCATCACCCAGATGTTCCCGGCGACGCTGATGCTGGTGCCCATCTACAGCATCCTCCAGAAGCTGCGGCTGCTCGACAGTCTCACCGGGCTGGTCCTGGTGTACGCCACCACCGCGCTGCCCTTCTGCATCTGGATGTTGAAAGGCTACTTCGACACGCTGCCTCGCGAGTTGGAGGAGGCTGCGGTGATGGATGGGGCCTCGCCGTTCCAGGTGTTCATCCACGTGGTGCTGCCCCTGGCCCGCCCCGCGCTGGCCGTGACGGCGCTGTTCTCCTTCATGACGGCATGGAACGAGTTCGTGCTCGCCGCCACGCTCATCAATGACCCGACCCGCTTCACCTTGCCCGTCGCCCTCCAGCGGTACGTGGGCGAATACAAGGTGGAGTGGGGGAAGTTCGCCGCCTGCGCGTTGGTGGTCTCCGCGCCGGTCATGGCGCTGTTCTTCGCTCTCCAGAAACACCTCGTCGGCGGTTTGACCGCTGGCGGAGTCAAGGGGTGA
- a CDS encoding extracellular solute-binding protein: MRGWAALWVLAVAWSAHAADVPLKLWHAYRGGEETALIQATTRFTETTGVKVDLLGLPYDAYAHKLTNAIPHGAGPDVFIFNHERLRNFHAQHLVAATAKDFARADYFANTVEALEVDGQVYGYPLSLKSLALYVNTDLVPRPPESTEELLALLRSLSNPAEGRFGLVYESGDFYFHAPFLFGFNGPLFDDTGRASFDTPGMASSLAFVKRLQDERWMPQEVSGALAKTLFNDGRAAMRISGPWSAGEIAPTVRYRVVALPTVSETGTPMKPFLGVEAAFVSARSEQAARAHALAHFLSVGEASRIRTSVGRQIPADVAAYETQEVKEDTLISSFREASRNATPMPNTLEMARVWEPMKLALRAVLQGGVKPEDAGALADRRYRALHRERPADANPIPWLGLAGAMALGGTAYVLRRPAGGQSFRQRYPDLARAATYVAPAAAGLLVLVFIPFAVGLSLSLFHHDAGQYSFVGLANFVDILASRGYSIREPLSFYFTLAVTLLWAVVNVVLHVCIGLGLALLLRDPLLKLRGMYRVLLIIPWAVPNYITALMWKGMFHRQFGAINGLLALLGLEPVSWFTRFSTAFAANVATNTWLGFPFMMVVALGALQSIPQELYEAAEVDGASRWTQFRRITLPLLKPAMLPAVVLGSVWTFNMFNIIYLVSGGEPGGGTDILVSEAFRWAFQRNEQYGFAAAYSVLIFLVLLGWSTFTKRLLRTEETA; this comes from the coding sequence TTGAGAGGGTGGGCCGCGCTGTGGGTGCTCGCGGTCGCGTGGAGCGCCCACGCGGCCGACGTGCCCCTCAAGCTGTGGCATGCCTATCGCGGTGGCGAGGAGACCGCGCTCATCCAAGCGACCACGCGCTTCACCGAGACGACGGGCGTGAAGGTGGACCTGCTGGGCCTGCCGTATGACGCCTACGCGCACAAATTGACCAACGCGATTCCTCACGGCGCGGGTCCAGATGTCTTCATCTTCAACCACGAGCGGCTGCGCAACTTCCACGCGCAGCACCTGGTCGCCGCCACCGCGAAGGACTTCGCCCGAGCGGACTACTTCGCCAACACGGTGGAGGCGCTGGAGGTGGATGGCCAGGTGTATGGCTATCCCCTGTCGCTCAAGTCGCTCGCGCTCTACGTCAACACGGACCTGGTGCCTCGGCCGCCTGAGTCCACCGAGGAGCTGTTGGCGCTGTTGCGGTCGTTGTCCAACCCGGCGGAGGGCCGGTTCGGGCTGGTGTACGAGAGCGGAGACTTCTACTTCCACGCGCCCTTTCTCTTTGGCTTCAACGGCCCCCTCTTCGATGACACGGGCCGCGCCAGCTTCGACACGCCGGGGATGGCGAGCTCCCTGGCCTTCGTGAAGCGGCTCCAGGACGAGCGATGGATGCCTCAAGAGGTATCCGGAGCGCTGGCGAAGACCCTCTTCAACGACGGCCGCGCGGCGATGCGCATCAGCGGTCCGTGGTCCGCGGGGGAGATTGCGCCCACCGTGCGCTACCGGGTGGTGGCGCTGCCCACGGTGAGCGAGACCGGCACGCCCATGAAGCCGTTCCTCGGCGTGGAGGCGGCCTTCGTCTCGGCGCGCTCGGAGCAGGCCGCACGGGCACACGCGTTGGCGCACTTCCTCTCCGTGGGTGAAGCGTCCCGGATTCGCACCTCGGTGGGTCGGCAGATTCCCGCGGACGTGGCCGCGTATGAGACGCAGGAAGTGAAGGAGGACACGCTCATCTCCTCCTTCCGCGAGGCCTCGCGCAACGCGACGCCCATGCCCAACACGCTGGAGATGGCCCGCGTGTGGGAGCCCATGAAGCTGGCCTTGCGCGCGGTGCTCCAGGGGGGCGTGAAGCCCGAGGACGCGGGGGCGCTGGCGGACCGCCGCTATCGCGCGCTGCACCGCGAGCGTCCCGCCGACGCGAACCCCATTCCGTGGCTGGGGCTGGCGGGCGCCATGGCGCTGGGCGGCACGGCGTATGTGCTGCGGCGGCCCGCGGGGGGCCAGTCCTTCCGCCAGCGCTATCCCGACCTGGCTCGGGCGGCGACCTATGTGGCGCCCGCCGCGGCGGGGCTGCTGGTGTTGGTGTTCATTCCCTTCGCGGTGGGGCTGAGCCTGTCGCTGTTCCACCACGACGCGGGGCAGTACAGCTTCGTGGGGCTGGCCAACTTCGTCGACATCCTGGCGAGCCGGGGCTACAGCATCCGCGAGCCGCTCTCCTTCTACTTCACGCTGGCGGTGACGCTCCTGTGGGCCGTGGTGAACGTGGTGCTCCACGTCTGCATCGGCCTGGGCCTGGCGCTGCTGTTGAGAGACCCGCTGCTGAAGCTGCGGGGCATGTACCGCGTGCTGCTCATCATCCCGTGGGCGGTGCCCAACTACATCACCGCGCTGATGTGGAAGGGCATGTTCCACCGGCAGTTTGGCGCCATCAACGGACTGCTCGCCCTGTTGGGCTTGGAGCCGGTGAGCTGGTTCACCCGCTTCTCCACGGCCTTCGCGGCCAACGTGGCCACCAACACGTGGCTGGGGTTCCCCTTCATGATGGTGGTGGCGCTGGGGGCCCTCCAGTCCATTCCGCAGGAGCTCTATGAAGCCGCGGAGGTGGATGGAGCCAGCCGCTGGACACAGTTCCGGCGCATCACCCTGCCCCTCTTGAAGCCCGCCATGTTGCCCGCGGTGGTGCTGGGCAGCGTGTGGACATTCAACATGTTCAACATCATCTACCTGGTGTCCGGCGGCGAGCCCGGCGGAGGCACGGACATCCTCGTGTCCGAGGCGTTCCGCTGGGCCTTCCAACGCAACGAGCAGTACGGCTTCGCGGCGGCGTACTCGGTCCTCATCTTCCTGGTGCTGCTGGGCTGGTCCACCTTCACCAAACGCCTGCTGCGCACCGAGGAGACCGCGTGA
- a CDS encoding sn-glycerol-3-phosphate ABC transporter ATP-binding protein UgpC — MADVILNGIKKSFGTNLIVKGVDLHVRQGEFLVMVGPSGCGKTTLLRLIAGLEQVDSGEVRIGETRVNDVPPRDRDVAMVFQSYALYPHMTVRENLAFGLSLRKLPPAEITSRVDEVAAMLELSHLLERKPKALSGGQRQRVAMGRAIVRRPKVFLFDEPLSNLDTALRVQMRGELARLHRRLGATMIYVTHDQVEAMTLATRVAVFNGGVLQQVGPPLELYHRPANRFVAGFLGSPSMNFLEARRDGANLVGKGFTLLCPPDLAPETGRVLVGLRPQDLRVAPLGPLSGTVDAVERLGFDGYAFVTTEAGPVAARFDKGTQVSVGDRVTLTPVADALHVFSEDGARALRHPAESESLEVAS; from the coding sequence GTGGCCGACGTCATCCTGAACGGAATCAAGAAGTCGTTTGGCACGAACCTCATCGTGAAGGGGGTGGACCTTCACGTGAGGCAAGGCGAGTTCCTTGTCATGGTCGGCCCGTCTGGCTGTGGGAAGACCACCCTCCTGCGGCTCATCGCGGGCTTGGAGCAGGTGGACTCCGGCGAGGTGCGGATTGGCGAGACACGTGTCAATGACGTGCCACCCAGGGACCGCGACGTCGCGATGGTGTTCCAATCCTATGCGCTCTACCCGCACATGACGGTGCGGGAGAACCTGGCGTTTGGCTTGTCGCTGCGCAAGCTCCCCCCGGCGGAGATTACCTCGCGGGTGGATGAAGTCGCGGCGATGCTGGAGTTGAGCCATCTGCTGGAGCGCAAGCCCAAGGCCTTGTCCGGAGGGCAACGCCAGCGTGTGGCCATGGGGCGAGCCATCGTCCGGCGCCCGAAGGTGTTTCTCTTCGACGAGCCCCTCTCCAACCTGGACACCGCGCTGCGGGTGCAGATGCGGGGAGAGCTGGCGCGGCTGCACCGCCGGCTGGGCGCGACGATGATCTACGTCACGCACGACCAGGTGGAGGCGATGACGCTGGCCACGCGAGTGGCTGTCTTCAACGGAGGCGTGTTGCAGCAGGTGGGGCCTCCGCTGGAGCTCTATCACCGCCCGGCGAACCGCTTCGTCGCGGGCTTCCTGGGCTCGCCGTCGATGAACTTCCTGGAGGCCCGGCGCGACGGCGCGAACCTGGTGGGCAAAGGCTTCACGTTGCTGTGTCCGCCAGACCTCGCGCCCGAGACGGGCCGGGTGCTGGTGGGATTGCGGCCCCAGGACTTGCGAGTGGCGCCCCTGGGTCCCCTCTCCGGCACGGTGGACGCGGTGGAGCGGCTGGGGTTCGACGGGTACGCCTTCGTCACCACGGAGGCGGGGCCGGTGGCCGCGCGCTTCGACAAGGGCACCCAGGTGTCCGTGGGGGACCGCGTGACGCTGACGCCCGTGGCGGACGCGCTGCACGTCTTCTCCGAGGACGGGGCTCGAGCCCTTCGCCATCCGGCGGAGAGTGAGTCTCTCGAGGTGGCGTCTTGA
- a CDS encoding glycogen debranching protein, translating into MSTPRWLLPRGATLVALLLATGCGESDYVRLYHSEPRAPSYSVHDVESMKHMGATFSDQGVNFSLYSENATRLELLLFDDPEQSRPSRTYELTRHGDVWNVYVEGVGLGQHYGFRAWGPNWEFDPDWFPGSIQGFRADVDADGNRFNPNKLLTDPYSKALHRDHDWSKGSTASGPARTEVTYAASAKSVIVESQYVWGAAERRWRDNRQNEQWAGHRWQDLIVYEVHAKGFTADGASGVRFPGTYRGMGEKADYFADLGITAVELLPIHEKPLDGGYWGYQTINFFAPELSYAAHRQPHQVIDEFKWMVEELHKRNIEVIVDVVYNHTGEGGLWREKLESDDVQPGEPLDSLDPAEVAGLYSFRGIDNQAYYGLNGDRRTYWNNTGVGNQTRPNHRPMRKLIMDSLRFYVEELHVDGFRFDLAPILGERDQDYNRWDDPRNTVLQEIVDDPVLQRYNTRIIAEPWSAGGWYCMPMGEFPNSLNQPGHGWYEWNGRFRDWWRSFINVDTWKLNSNEGSLCGRPGSADGPFLMYGSKEWYERNGRRPYHSMNFITVHDGFTMYDLFAYEVKQNKCGPLNPVCCDTPNSPFCDKESGENHNRSRNWGPLGDARGESLRRQMMRNAFMAMMVSHGTPMILGGDEWMRTQLGNNNAYSTRADNPFNWYQWGTYLARDERHRMYEFVKAAIRLRKENSHAFAPAGYGKGAPLLWKSARNTEPADWDSKQLMMHYPDTSFGPELVVLINMEARAVEFTLPPGRAWKRLIDTQAYFDSPEYLSAAGLDSRVTGNAWLEVPAPVPGTTYGVPERTIVVLRAE; encoded by the coding sequence ATGAGCACTCCCCGCTGGCTCCTCCCGAGGGGCGCGACCCTGGTCGCCCTGCTGCTCGCCACTGGCTGCGGCGAGAGCGATTACGTCCGGCTCTATCACAGCGAGCCCCGGGCCCCGAGCTACTCGGTCCATGACGTGGAGTCGATGAAGCACATGGGGGCGACCTTCTCGGACCAGGGGGTCAATTTCTCCCTCTACTCGGAGAACGCCACGCGGTTGGAGTTGTTGCTCTTCGACGACCCGGAGCAGAGCCGGCCCTCGCGGACGTATGAGCTGACACGCCACGGAGACGTGTGGAATGTCTACGTGGAGGGCGTGGGGCTGGGGCAGCACTATGGCTTCCGGGCCTGGGGGCCCAACTGGGAGTTCGACCCGGACTGGTTCCCCGGCTCCATCCAGGGCTTCCGCGCGGACGTGGATGCGGATGGCAACCGTTTCAATCCGAACAAGCTGCTGACGGACCCGTACTCCAAGGCCCTGCACCGGGACCACGACTGGAGCAAGGGCAGCACCGCCAGCGGCCCGGCCCGCACGGAGGTGACGTACGCGGCCTCCGCCAAGAGTGTCATCGTCGAAAGCCAATACGTCTGGGGCGCGGCGGAGCGGCGCTGGCGGGACAACCGTCAGAACGAGCAGTGGGCGGGCCACCGGTGGCAGGACCTCATCGTCTACGAGGTCCACGCCAAGGGCTTCACCGCGGATGGCGCCAGCGGCGTGCGCTTCCCTGGCACCTACCGGGGGATGGGCGAGAAGGCCGACTATTTCGCGGACCTGGGCATCACCGCCGTGGAGCTGTTGCCCATCCACGAGAAGCCGTTGGATGGGGGTTACTGGGGTTACCAGACCATCAACTTCTTCGCGCCCGAGCTGTCCTACGCGGCCCACCGTCAGCCGCATCAGGTCATCGACGAGTTCAAGTGGATGGTGGAGGAGCTGCACAAACGCAACATCGAGGTCATCGTCGACGTCGTCTACAACCACACCGGCGAAGGTGGGCTGTGGCGCGAGAAGCTGGAGTCGGATGACGTGCAGCCCGGCGAGCCGCTGGACTCGCTGGACCCGGCGGAGGTCGCCGGCCTGTATTCCTTCCGCGGCATCGACAATCAGGCCTACTACGGACTGAACGGCGACCGGCGCACGTACTGGAACAACACGGGCGTGGGCAACCAGACGCGGCCCAACCACCGGCCCATGCGCAAGCTCATCATGGACAGCCTGCGCTTCTACGTCGAAGAGCTGCACGTGGACGGCTTCCGCTTCGACCTGGCGCCCATCCTGGGAGAGCGGGACCAGGACTACAACCGCTGGGACGACCCGCGGAACACCGTGTTGCAGGAGATTGTCGATGACCCGGTGCTCCAGCGCTACAACACGCGCATCATCGCGGAGCCCTGGAGCGCGGGCGGCTGGTACTGCATGCCCATGGGGGAGTTCCCCAACTCGCTCAACCAACCCGGCCATGGCTGGTATGAGTGGAATGGCCGCTTCCGCGACTGGTGGCGCTCGTTCATCAACGTGGACACCTGGAAGCTCAACTCCAACGAGGGCTCCCTGTGTGGAAGGCCCGGCTCGGCCGACGGCCCGTTCCTGATGTATGGCAGCAAGGAGTGGTACGAGCGCAACGGCCGCCGTCCCTATCACTCCATGAACTTCATCACCGTCCACGACGGGTTCACGATGTACGACCTGTTCGCGTACGAGGTGAAGCAGAACAAGTGCGGCCCCCTCAACCCGGTGTGCTGCGACACCCCCAACAGCCCCTTCTGCGACAAGGAGAGCGGTGAGAACCACAACCGCTCCCGCAACTGGGGCCCGCTGGGGGATGCGCGAGGGGAGAGCCTGCGCCGGCAGATGATGCGCAATGCCTTCATGGCGATGATGGTGAGCCACGGCACGCCCATGATTCTGGGCGGCGACGAGTGGATGCGCACCCAACTGGGCAACAACAACGCCTACTCCACCCGCGCGGACAACCCCTTCAACTGGTACCAGTGGGGCACCTACCTCGCCCGCGACGAGCGCCATCGGATGTATGAGTTCGTCAAGGCCGCCATCCGCCTGCGCAAGGAGAACAGCCACGCCTTCGCCCCCGCAGGTTACGGAAAGGGCGCGCCGCTCTTGTGGAAGAGCGCTCGGAACACCGAGCCCGCGGACTGGGACAGCAAGCAGTTGATGATGCACTACCCCGACACGTCCTTCGGGCCGGAGCTGGTGGTGCTCATCAACATGGAGGCTCGCGCGGTGGAGTTCACCCTGCCGCCCGGGCGCGCCTGGAAGCGCCTCATCGATACCCAGGCGTATTTCGACAGCCCCGAGTACCTCTCCGCCGCGGGCTTGGACTCTCGCGTCACGGGCAACGCGTGGCTGGAGGTCCCCGCGCCCGTGCCCGGGACGACCTATGGCGTTCCGGAGCGCACCATCGTCGTACTTCGCGCGGAGTAG